The following coding sequences are from one Capsicum annuum cultivar UCD-10X-F1 chromosome 3, UCD10Xv1.1, whole genome shotgun sequence window:
- the LOC107862957 gene encoding uncharacterized protein At1g51745 has protein sequence MGSSETEGGIMECDTGSIVWVRRRNGSWWPGKILGTNELSASHLMSPRSGTPVKLLGREDASVDWYNLEKSKRVKAFRCGEFDDCIKRAEASQGMPPKKREKYARREDAILHALELERLLLDKKYGAGFSSTDKNNKPTADIVGRACVTKSENLENGNGRYAGPKYHQVSTRSGVSLEDKSALNISSAEVPKDRNQLSGVVDNASVLPRMKGLQDFGLSTVSSEHNHSPSLALNSTNQPVLDSSAHTVPDGSDNTEGLVNVVKRSTLEKRKPSDDALIEDVLVKRRDKRRPLALVLQSSDNLPVSLPQPESASVPTSCTGKELAQIESVTKNSMFRHLVVEPSKSLCVDESHQSQIEFPSLKTEENNFSRPVGLCEQNGSGSTEFTETDSTESDSLESDTDDELATLSDGAASIELEPKYVGRSEALPEHGSMSSEEVDDFTLANCSSHPCDQESVSAGFGVSKWKLKGKRNTRSLNKRLVDSSDGDFARRPSHISTFKEKGGYACLQDDLVTRSRMQIAGYGSRAPGRPSRNMFGWGDLAWDDQPSIRGYWEEADEYFDPMNSYRHVGGRAMLVDVDLKVQSSYQREHVPMISLMSKLNGQAIIGHPIQVETLANGSTESFIGDIDNCPETLDYDASLQPTWRTARRTANVRVPRPHVSSASDNPEGIKHVQGFNHHRNVRKSTVGSCIQKTSMTRKTMSRAPIERTFSRKPGKKVSLSSNQKIRTLSSIASQQKQGSDFNSCQLDGALKPETLPNVVACIPVKLVFSRLNEELVGRRQ, from the exons ATGGGAAGCTCAGAAACAGAAGGAGGAATAATGGAATGTGATACTGGAAGTATTGTTTGGGTAAGAAGGCGAAATGGGTCGTGGTGGCCTGGTAAAATATTGGGGACTAATGAGTTATCAGCTTCTCATTTGATGTCTCCGCGATCTGGAACTCCGGTAAAGCTTCTTGGCAGAGAAGATGCTAGTGT GGATTGGTATAACTTGGAGAAGTCAAAACGTGTTAAAGCATTCCGTTGTGGTGAATTTGATGATTGTATTAAACGGGCTGAAGCTTCCCAAGGTATGCCTccaaagaaaagagagaaatatgCACGTCGAGAAGATGCAATACTTCATGCTCTTGAACTTGAGAGGCTATTGTTAGACAAAAAATATGGAGCAGGGTTTTCATCCACTGATAAGAACAACAAACCTACTGCTGATATTGTTGGAAGAGCGTGTGTAACAAAATCAGAAAACCTGGAAAATGGAAATGGTAGATATGCAGGACCCAAGTACCATCAAGTTTCTACCAGATCTGGTGTCTCCCTCGAGGACAAGAGTGCATTAAATATTTCATCTGCAGAGGTGCCCAAAGATCGAAATCAGCTTAGTGGGGTCGTTGATAATGCTAGTGTACTTCCTAGAATGAAAGGTTTACAAGATTTTGGTCTGAGTACTGTTTCTTCAGAACATAACCATTCTCCGTCACTTGCTTTAAACAGTACGAACCAACCTGTGCTTGATAGCAGTGCACATACTGTTCCTGATGGCAGTGATAATACAGAAGGCCTGGTTAATGTTGTGAAAAGAAGTACGTTGGAGAAAAGAAAACCATCGGATGATGCATTGATAGAAGACGTCCTTGTCAAGAGGCGCGATAAGCGCCGCCCTCTTGCTCTTGTTTTGCAGAGTTCTGACAATTTGCCAGTTTCTCTCCCTCAGCCGGAGTCAGCTTCCGTTCCCACCTCTTGTACAGGAAAGGAGCTGGCTCAAATTGAATCGGTTACAAAGAATAGTATGTTTAGGCATCTGGTAGTTGAACCTAGCAAGAGTTTATGTGTTGACGAGAGTCATCAATCCCAGATTGAATTTCCATCATTGAAGACTGAAGAAAACAATTTTTCTCGTCCTGTTGGTTTGTGTGAACAGAATGGTTCCGGATCAACAGAGTTCACTGAAACTGATTCAACCGAGTCAGATTCACTGGAATCAGATACTGATGACGAGTTGGCTACACTCTCAG ATGGTGCTGCATCTATTGAGTTAGAACCTAAATATGTAGGAAGATCTGAAGCACTACCTGAACATGGAAGCATGAGCAGCGAGGAAGTTGATGATTTTACACTCGCAAATTGTTCTTCTCATCCTTGTGATCAGGAATCTGTCTCTGCTGGTTTTGGGGTGTCTAAATGGAAACTAAAAGGGAAAAGGAATACCCGAAGTCTTAACAAGAGGCTTGTTGATTCTTCTGATGGAGATTTTGCAAGGAGACCCAGTCATATTTCTACTTTCAAAGAAAAGGGAGGTTATGCTTGTCTTCAGGATGATCTGGTTACAAGATCAAGGATGCAAATTGCTGGATATGGATCTAGAGCTCCAGGTAGACCTAGTCGAAACATGTTCGGTTGGGGGGATTTGGCTTGGGATGATCAACCTTCAATTAGAGGATACTGGGAGGAGGCTGATGAGTATTTTGATCCTATGAATAGCTACCGTCATGTTGGTGGCAGGGCCATGCTTGTAGATGTGGACCTGAAAGTCCAGTCAAGCTATCAGAGAGAACATGTGCCTATGATTTCATTGATGAGTAAGCTAAACGGGCAGGCAATAATAGGGCATCCTATCCAAGTTGAAACCCTTGCAAATGGTTCTACTGAAAGCTTCATTGGAGATATTGATAATTGTCCAGAAACATTGGATTATGATGCATCACTCCAACCTACATGGAGAACTGCTCGCAGGACTGCCAATGTTCGTGTTCCAAGGCCACATGTATCATCAGCATCAGATAATCCTGAAGGAATCAAGCATGTCCAGGGTTTTAATCATCACAGAAATGTTCGAAAATCTACTGTTGGTAGCTGCATTCAGAAGACAAGCATGACGAGGAAGACCATGTCCCGGGCTCCCATTGAGAGAACATTTTCAAGAAAGCCAGGGAAAAAGGTTAGTTTGTCTTCTAATCAAAAGATAAGGACGCTTTCTTCGATAGCCTCACAGCAGAAACAAGGCAGTGATTTCAACAGTTGTCAACTGGACGGGGCACTCAAACCAGAGACACTGCCAAATGTAGTAGCTTGTATTCCGGTAAAGTTAGTCTTCAGTAGGTTAAATGAGGAGTTAGTGGGACGTCGTCAGTAA
- the LOC107862956 gene encoding cell division cycle 20.2, cofactor of APC complex: MDAGSYSGGLSNKKQPRCPLQEQFLQRKNARDNLDRFIPNRSAIDFDYAHYMLTEGRKGKENPVVNSPSSEAYRKHLAETFNMNRTRILAFKNKPPTPVEAIPNEFASVQQAKAAKPRRYIPQTPERTLDAPDILDDYYLNLLDWGSSNVLSIALGGTVYLWDASDGATSELVTVDEHNGPVTSVKWAPDGQHIAVGLNNSEVQLWDTTANQMLRSLKGGHRSRVGALDWNNHILTTGGMDGRIVNNDVRIRHPIIDTYQAHHQEVCGLKWSASGQQLASGGNDNLLHIWDRSASSSNSTTQWLHRLEDHTAAVKALAWCPFQGNLLASGGGGSDRCIKFWNTHTGACLNSIDTESQVCSLLWNKNERELLSSHGFTQNQLTLWKYPSMVKVAELTGHTSRVLFMAQSPDGCTVASAAGDETLRFWNVFGTPEVAKTAPKANPEPFAHLNRGGIR; this comes from the exons atGGATGCAGGATCGTATTCTGGTGGCTTATCGAATAAGAAGCAACCTCGTTGCCCACTTCAGGAACAATTTCTTCAGAGGAAGAATGCTCGTGATAAT TTGGATAGGTTTATTCCAAATCGATCGGCGATCGATTTTGACTATGCTCATTACATGCTGACAGAGGGACGGAAAGGTAAGGAAAATCCAGTTGTCAATTCTCCCTCCAGTGAGGCATACAGGAAGCACCTTGCGGAGACTTTCAACATGAACAGGACTCGCATTCTGGCGTTCAAGAACAAGCCACCCACTCCTGTTGAGGCCATTCCGAATGAGTTTGCCTCTGTTCAACAAGCTAAAGCTGCAAAACCCCGTCGATACATACCTCAG ACCCCTGAGAGGACATTAGATGCTCCAGATATCTTGGATGATTACTACTTGAACTTATTAGACTGGGGCAGCAGCAATGTTCTTTCCATTGCTCTTGGTGGCACCGTTTATCTGTGGGATGCATCTGATGGTGCTACTTCAGAGCTGGTCACTGTTGATGAACATAATGGACCTGTTACAAGCGTTAAGTGGGCTCCTGACGGTCAACACATTGCTGTTGGTCTTAACAATTCTGAAGTTCAGCTTTGGGATACTACAGCAAATCAAATG TTGAGATCTTTGAAAGGCGGTCACCGATCCCGAGTTGGTGCTCTGGATTGGAACAACCACATTTTGACAACGGGGGGAATGGATGGTAGAATCGTAAACAACGATGTTAGAATAAGACATCCCATTATCGACACTTATCAAGCACATCATCAAGAAGTCTGTGGTCTAAAATGGTCAGCCTCTGGCCAGCAATTAGCTAGTGGTGGAAATGACAACCTCCTCCACATATGGGACAGATCGGCTTCTTCTTCCAACTCTACAACACAGTGGCTTCACAGGCTGGAAGATCACACAGCTGCTGTGAAAGCCCTTGCTTGGTGCCCTTTCCAGGGCAACTTATTGGCCTCTGGTGGTGGTGGAAGTGACAGGTGCATAAAGTTCTGGAATACCCACACTGGTGCTTGCTTGAACTCGATTGATACAGAATCTCAAGTTTGTTCCCTGCTGTGGAACAAGAACGAACGTGAGCTGCTAAGTTCTCATGGTTTCACTCAGAACCAGCTCACCCTTTGGAAATACCCTTCTATGGTAAAGGTAGCTGAGCTTACTGGCCACACATCCAGAGTACTTTTTATGGCCCAG AGTCCAGATGGTTGCACAGTTGCATCTGCAGCTGGAGATGAAACTCTTAGATTCTGGAATGTATTTGGGACTCCTGAAGTAGCAAAAACTGCACCAAAG GCAAATCCTGAACCATTCGCTCACCTGAACCGTGGTGGTATTCGCTGA